The following proteins are co-located in the Oncorhynchus clarkii lewisi isolate Uvic-CL-2024 chromosome 30, UVic_Ocla_1.0, whole genome shotgun sequence genome:
- the LOC139390074 gene encoding phosphoinositide-3-kinase-interacting protein 1-like — MFLSLHFVLLSVAFVDSASIVEDCIRFNGVEYRGEQQSSSAGQTCLNWTNTTRDYDVMAYTDSQMGVGDHNYCRNPDSSEKPWCYVTGLDAQAQRQSCAIDTCKDEAPTEAGPHTTAQSEVFELTKSGSAQGGGAAVQPVIGISQRIRTGPKKKDLGTLGYVVGILMMAIIILMGVGITFGYFYKRGRDLKKQHEQRVYEREMQRITLPLSAFSNPTCELVDENSIVIMAQEQTPTQEGMEGGDPLMGQQAGTPGA; from the exons ATGTTTTTGTCGTTGCACTTTGTTTTGCTGAGCGTCGCTTTTGTGGACAGCGCATCCATTGTGGAAG ACTGCATCAGATTCAATGGTGTGGAGTACAGAGGGGAGCAACAGAGCTCTTCCGCAGGACAAACCTGTCTAAACTGGACCAACACAACCCGGGACTATGATGTAATGGCATATACAGATTCACAAATGG GCGTTGGGGACCATAACTACTGCCGTAACCCAGACTCCTCTGAGAAGCCCTGGTGCTACGTGACTGGCCTTGACGCACAGGCCCAGAGACAATCATGTGCCATTGACACCTGCAAAG ACGAAGCCCCTACAGAGGCAGGCCCCCATACCACAGCACAGAGCGAGGTCTTTGAGCTGACCAAGTCTGGGTCAGCCCAGGGAGGGGGTGCTGCGGTCCAGCCAGTCATTGGCATCAGCCAGCGGATACGCACAGGACCCAAGAAGAAGGACCTGGGCACTCTCG GCTATGTGGTTGGCATCCTCATGATGGCCATCATCATCCTCATGGGGGTGGGCATCACCTTCGGCTACTTCTACAAGAG GGGTCGGGACCTGAAGAAGCAGCATGAGCAGCGAGTGTATGAGCGGGAGATGCAGAGGATTACCCTGCCCCTGTCGGCCTTTTCCAACCCAACCTGTGAGCTGGTGGATGAGAACTCCATCGTCATCATGGCCCAGGAGCAGACCCCCACCCAGGAGGGCATGGAGGGGGGAGACCCCCTGATGGGCCAGCAGGCTGGTACCCCAGGAGCCTGA
- the LOC139390073 gene encoding LIM domain kinase 2-like isoform X2 has protein sequence MEHIISLQRLQVAGEYKYHPECFVCLSCKVVIEDRDTYALVERSKLYCGKCYKQVVLAPVLEKRSADSSLDSLPHTVTLISMPSATNSKRGFSVSVIGDAASGLASVQVKEVRGMHISPEVRDAIHVGDRILEINGLTVGTLVEEEVEDLIHRTSQTLQLLIEYDPVRQRLDRLRLGSSQNRLGVPATSRMRLSSPSNSVLERTDVVDDGTLKRRSLRRSNSICKSPGPTSPKEHPILTRDIGRSESLRSSSSCSHRIFRPCDLIHGEVLGKGFFGQAIKVTHKATGEVMVMKELIRCDEETQKTFLKEVKVMRSLEHPHVLKFIGVLYKDKRLNLITEFIEGGTLKDFIGDMDQFPWEQRVSFAKGIASGMAYLHSMSIIHRDLNSHNCLVKLDNTVVVADFGLSRLMVEEVKQPPPEKLVNKKRVFRRIDRKKRYTVVGNPYWMAPEMLNGKRYDEKVDIFSFGIVLCEIIGQVNADPECLPRTYDFGLNVDKFMEKFLPDNCPPAFFPLAVACCDLIPENRPAFQKLEDCFEALFLNQEMGIRLPAELEELHQKLCRLHPPKESSSLSAPQSTVPTPAPPEESSLADNGT, from the exons ATGGAACATATTATCTCACTTCAAAGACTACAG GTGGCCGGAGAATACAAGTATCACCCAGAGTGCTTTGTGTGCCTGAGCTGCAAAGTTGTCATCGAGGACAGGGACACCTATGCCCTGGTGGAGCGCTCCAAACTGTACTG TGGGAAGTGCTATAAGCAGGTAGTCCTGGCACCCGTGTTGGAGAAGCGTTCCGCCGACTCGTCCCTGGACTCTCTGCCTCACACGGTCACCCTCATCTCCATGCCCTCTGCCACCAACAGCAAGAGGGgcttttctgtctctgtcataGGGGACGCGGCCAGCGGCTTGGCTAGCGTGCAAGTCAAAGA AGTCCGAGGGATGCATATCAGCCCGGAAGTTCGGGATGCCATCCACGTTGGTGACAGGATCCTGGAGATCAACGGTCTTACAGTGGGGACACTGGTGGAGGAAGAG GTGGAGGACCTCATCCATCGGACCAGTCAGACATTGCAGCTGCTCATAGAGTATGATCCAGTCAGGCAGCGGTTGGACAGGCTCAGACTGGGGTCCTCGCAAAACCGCTTGGGGGTCCCCGCCACCTCCCGCATGCGCCTGTCTTCGCCCTCTAACAGTGTTCTGGAGAGGACAGACGTGGTGGATGACGGCACCCTAAAGAGGAGGTCTCTAAG GCGTAGCAACAGCATCTGTAAGTCCCCTGGGCCAACCTCCCCTAAGGAACACCCTATCCTGACCCGGGACATTGGGCGCTCCGAATCCCTGCGCTCCTCCAGCAGCTGCTCCCATCGCATCTTCCGCCCCTGTGACCTCATCCACGGAGAAGTGCTGGGCAAGGGCTTCTTCGGCCAGGCTATCAAG GTAACCCACAAAGCCACTGGTGAGGTGATGGTGATGAAGGAGTTGATTCGCTGTGATGAGGAGACGCAGAAGACCTTTCTAAAGGAG gtcaAAGTGATGAGGAGTCTGGAACATCCCCACGTGTTGAAGTTCATCGGTGTGCTATACAAGGACAAGAGGCTGAATTTAATAACCGAGTTTATTGAGGGGGGCACACTGAAGGATTTCATTGGAGACATG GACCAGTTTCCATGGGAGCAGAGGGTTAGTTTCGCCAAAGGCATTGCTTCTGGAATG GCTTACTTGCATTCAATGAGCATCATCCACAGAGATCTTAACTCTCACAACTGCCTGGTGAAACTG GACAACACAGTGGTGGTGGCAGACTTCGGCCTATCCCGGCTCATGGTGGAGGAGGTCAAGCAACCTCCCCCTGAGAAACTGGTCAATAAGAAGAGGGTTTTCAGGCGCATTGACCGTAAGAAGCGCTACACGGTGGTGGGGAACCCCTACTGGATGGCTCCAGAGATGCTGAATG GTAAACGCTATGATGAAAAGGTGGACATTTTCTCCTTTGGGATTGTGCTTTGTGAG ATTATTGGGCAGGTGAATGCAGACCCAGAGTGCCTTCCCAGGACCTATGACTTTGGCCTGAATGTAGACAAGTTCATGGAGAAGTTTCTCCCTGACAACTGCCCTCCAGCTTTCTTCCCATTGGCTGTGGCTTGTTGTGACCTCATCCCTGAAAACAG gCCTGCCTTCCAGAAGCTGGAGGACTGTTTCGAGGCCCTGTTCCTTAACCAGGAGATGGGCATCCGTCTGCCAGCCGAACTGGAAGAGCTGCACCAGAAACTGTGTCGACTCCACCCTCCAAAAGAAAGCTCCTCGCTCTCAGCTCCCCAGAGCACAGTCCCAACACCAGCCCCTCCAGAGGAGTCCAGCCTGGCTGACAATGGCACCTAG
- the LOC139390073 gene encoding LIM domain kinase 2-like isoform X1 → MEELEGTDGRHCAGCGGTIQDTFNVKVLQGTWHNACFQCSECCDHLTNWYYEKDGKLYCRKHYWEKFGELCHGCSLLMTGPAMVAGEYKYHPECFVCLSCKVVIEDRDTYALVERSKLYCGKCYKQVVLAPVLEKRSADSSLDSLPHTVTLISMPSATNSKRGFSVSVIGDAASGLASVQVKEVRGMHISPEVRDAIHVGDRILEINGLTVGTLVEEEVEDLIHRTSQTLQLLIEYDPVRQRLDRLRLGSSQNRLGVPATSRMRLSSPSNSVLERTDVVDDGTLKRRSLRRSNSICKSPGPTSPKEHPILTRDIGRSESLRSSSSCSHRIFRPCDLIHGEVLGKGFFGQAIKVTHKATGEVMVMKELIRCDEETQKTFLKEVKVMRSLEHPHVLKFIGVLYKDKRLNLITEFIEGGTLKDFIGDMDQFPWEQRVSFAKGIASGMAYLHSMSIIHRDLNSHNCLVKLDNTVVVADFGLSRLMVEEVKQPPPEKLVNKKRVFRRIDRKKRYTVVGNPYWMAPEMLNGKRYDEKVDIFSFGIVLCEIIGQVNADPECLPRTYDFGLNVDKFMEKFLPDNCPPAFFPLAVACCDLIPENRPAFQKLEDCFEALFLNQEMGIRLPAELEELHQKLCRLHPPKESSSLSAPQSTVPTPAPPEESSLADNGT, encoded by the exons GTGCTCGGAGTGCTGTGACCACCTGACCAACTGGTACTATGAGAAGGATGGAAAGCTGTACTGCCGTAAACACTACTGGGAGAAGTTTGGAGAGCTGTGTCACGGCTGTTCTCTGCTTATGACTGGACCTGCCATG GTGGCCGGAGAATACAAGTATCACCCAGAGTGCTTTGTGTGCCTGAGCTGCAAAGTTGTCATCGAGGACAGGGACACCTATGCCCTGGTGGAGCGCTCCAAACTGTACTG TGGGAAGTGCTATAAGCAGGTAGTCCTGGCACCCGTGTTGGAGAAGCGTTCCGCCGACTCGTCCCTGGACTCTCTGCCTCACACGGTCACCCTCATCTCCATGCCCTCTGCCACCAACAGCAAGAGGGgcttttctgtctctgtcataGGGGACGCGGCCAGCGGCTTGGCTAGCGTGCAAGTCAAAGA AGTCCGAGGGATGCATATCAGCCCGGAAGTTCGGGATGCCATCCACGTTGGTGACAGGATCCTGGAGATCAACGGTCTTACAGTGGGGACACTGGTGGAGGAAGAG GTGGAGGACCTCATCCATCGGACCAGTCAGACATTGCAGCTGCTCATAGAGTATGATCCAGTCAGGCAGCGGTTGGACAGGCTCAGACTGGGGTCCTCGCAAAACCGCTTGGGGGTCCCCGCCACCTCCCGCATGCGCCTGTCTTCGCCCTCTAACAGTGTTCTGGAGAGGACAGACGTGGTGGATGACGGCACCCTAAAGAGGAGGTCTCTAAG GCGTAGCAACAGCATCTGTAAGTCCCCTGGGCCAACCTCCCCTAAGGAACACCCTATCCTGACCCGGGACATTGGGCGCTCCGAATCCCTGCGCTCCTCCAGCAGCTGCTCCCATCGCATCTTCCGCCCCTGTGACCTCATCCACGGAGAAGTGCTGGGCAAGGGCTTCTTCGGCCAGGCTATCAAG GTAACCCACAAAGCCACTGGTGAGGTGATGGTGATGAAGGAGTTGATTCGCTGTGATGAGGAGACGCAGAAGACCTTTCTAAAGGAG gtcaAAGTGATGAGGAGTCTGGAACATCCCCACGTGTTGAAGTTCATCGGTGTGCTATACAAGGACAAGAGGCTGAATTTAATAACCGAGTTTATTGAGGGGGGCACACTGAAGGATTTCATTGGAGACATG GACCAGTTTCCATGGGAGCAGAGGGTTAGTTTCGCCAAAGGCATTGCTTCTGGAATG GCTTACTTGCATTCAATGAGCATCATCCACAGAGATCTTAACTCTCACAACTGCCTGGTGAAACTG GACAACACAGTGGTGGTGGCAGACTTCGGCCTATCCCGGCTCATGGTGGAGGAGGTCAAGCAACCTCCCCCTGAGAAACTGGTCAATAAGAAGAGGGTTTTCAGGCGCATTGACCGTAAGAAGCGCTACACGGTGGTGGGGAACCCCTACTGGATGGCTCCAGAGATGCTGAATG GTAAACGCTATGATGAAAAGGTGGACATTTTCTCCTTTGGGATTGTGCTTTGTGAG ATTATTGGGCAGGTGAATGCAGACCCAGAGTGCCTTCCCAGGACCTATGACTTTGGCCTGAATGTAGACAAGTTCATGGAGAAGTTTCTCCCTGACAACTGCCCTCCAGCTTTCTTCCCATTGGCTGTGGCTTGTTGTGACCTCATCCCTGAAAACAG gCCTGCCTTCCAGAAGCTGGAGGACTGTTTCGAGGCCCTGTTCCTTAACCAGGAGATGGGCATCCGTCTGCCAGCCGAACTGGAAGAGCTGCACCAGAAACTGTGTCGACTCCACCCTCCAAAAGAAAGCTCCTCGCTCTCAGCTCCCCAGAGCACAGTCCCAACACCAGCCCCTCCAGAGGAGTCCAGCCTGGCTGACAATGGCACCTAG